One segment of Gymnogyps californianus isolate 813 chromosome 23, ASM1813914v2, whole genome shotgun sequence DNA contains the following:
- the TCF7L1 gene encoding transcription factor 7-like 1: protein MPAGERTQRGDPRGGASSTGVLGGAGCRLALNGHGHRASFLRTGREQNITAIFKEDKNEDLETISKRTTSKKLRGSGQHGLPKGNSCFTSLTAFYSEMTSLVEEQRMLFPSTSGKKKKRKREKLAQQQSHDTESSLASKSKKPCVQYLPAEKPCDSPASSHGSMLDSPATPSAALASPAAPAATHSEQAQPLSLTTKPEARAQLAVHSAAFLSGKAAAASSSSSSSSSSSSSSSSSSSSLGSPPSLLSRPIPFTSVPSTALLSSPPSFTAAIPSPQAALAVLQTQPLSLVTKPAD from the exons ATGCCTGCAGGTGAACGCACGCAGCGTGGAGACCCCAGAGGAGGAGCCAGCAGCACTGGAGTGCTTGGGGGAGCTGGATGTAGATTAGCTTTGAACGGTCACGGCCATCGGGCAAgcttcctgaggactggaagagagCAAAATATCACTGCTATCTTCAAGGAGGACAAGAATGAAGacctggaaaccatttccaagcGCACGACGAGCAAGAAGCTGAGGGGGAGCGGTCAGCATGGACTGCCGAAGGGGAACTCATGCTTCACCAGCCTGACGGCCTTCTACAGTGAGATGACCAGCTTGGTGGAAGAGCAGCGGATGCTGTTTCCCTCTACctca ggcaagaaaaagaagagaaagcgAGAGAAGCTGGCCCAGCAGCAAAGCCACGACACGGAGA GCTCCCTGGCATCCAAGAGCAAGAAGCCGTGCGTGCAGTACCTGCCGGCCGAGAAACCGTGCGACAGCCCCGCGTCCTCCCACGGCAGCATGCTGGATTCGCCCGCCACGCCGTCGGCCGCCCTGGCATCCCCGGCCGCGCCGGCTGCCACCCACTCGGAACAGGCTCAGCCCCTCTCGCTCACCACCAAGCCGGAGGCCAGGGCTCAGCTCGCCGTGCATTCAGCTGCCTTCCTCTCGGGCAAAGCCGCCGCcgcctcttcttcttcttcttcttcttcttcctcctcctcttcctcctcttcctcctcctcgaGCCTCGGCAGCCCGCCCTCGCTCCTCTCCAGACCCATCCCCTTCACCTCGGTGCCCTCCACGGCTCTCCTCTCCTCGCCTCCGTCCTTCACGGCTGCCATCCCGTCCCCGCaggctgccctggccgtgctgcAAACGCAGCCCCTTTCCCTGGTCACCAAACCCGCTGACTAA